A genomic window from Caballeronia sp. SBC1 includes:
- the dnaE gene encoding DNA polymerase III subunit alpha, translated as MTLMSDPRFVHLRVHSEFSIADGIVRLDDVVKAAAKDGQGALALTDLGNAFGLVRFYKEARGKGVKPIAGCDVWITNPADRDKPARLLLLVKNQRGYLNLCELLSKAWLTNQYRGRAEVEYEWLESGLSEGLLALSGAQYGDIGMAFAAGNDQAAERHAERWAKLFPGAFYIELQRAALPGGETYIQQAVALAAKLKLPVVATHPMQFMTPDDFTAHEARVCISEGDILANPRRQKRFTTEQYFRTQEEMCALFADIPSALANTVEIAKRCNLKLELGKPKLPLFPTPDGMSLDDYLVHLSKEGLEKRLVQLYPTEAAREAQRETYYARLEFECKTIIGMGFPGYFLIVADFIMWAKNNGVPVGPGRGSGAGSLVAYALFITDLDPLKYNLLFERFLNPDRVSMPDFDIDFCQEGRDRVIQYVKQKYGADAVSQIATFGTMAAKAAVRDIGRVLDLGYMFTDGIAKLIPFKPGKHVTIADALKEEPTLQERFDNEDEVHQLIELAQRVEGLTRNVGMHAGGVLIAPGKLTDFCPLYTQGEDGGVVSQYDKDDVEAVGLVKFDFLGLTTLTILDWAERYIRRLDPSKKDWNLSQVPLDDPASFQILKKANTVAVFQLESRGMQGMLKDAQPDRFEDIIALVALYRPGPMDLIPSFCARKHGREIVEYPDPRVESVLKETYGIMVYQEQVMQMAQIIGGYSLGGADLLRRAMGKKKAEEMAEHRELFRQGAAKNGLTAVKADEIFDLMEKFAGYGFNKSHAAAYALLAYFTAWLKAHHPAEFMAANMSLAMDDTDKVKILFEDCLVNKMAVLPPDINQSAYRFEPVAEADGKRSKTIRYGLGAVKGSGQSAIEEILRAREEAPFTDLFDFCMRVDRRMVNRRTVEALIRAGAFDSLHNNRAQLIASVSLAMEAADQAAANAMQSGLFDMGDEPQQGHDLLDEPMWSDKKRLQEEKSALGFYLSGHLFDAYKTEVRRFVRQKIGELKEGRDKLVAGVITTMRTQMTQRGKMLIVNLDDGTGQCEVTVYSEQFEANKALYKEDELLVVQGQARNDAFTGGIRFTVEAAMDLERSRSRYAQAVKVEMNGNADALRLKKVLEAHSAPPEQAAAPAAAPAPSRGGSRGGGDRDGGRGQRQPVHIPNGLNVSVVYRTEHAEGEVRLGDAWRVKPTDDLITALRGEFAGSSIEIVY; from the coding sequence ATAACGCTCATGTCAGATCCCCGCTTTGTTCATCTTCGTGTTCACTCCGAATTCTCGATTGCCGACGGCATCGTGCGCCTTGACGACGTTGTTAAAGCCGCTGCCAAAGACGGTCAGGGCGCGCTCGCGCTGACCGATCTCGGCAACGCTTTCGGCCTCGTCCGTTTCTACAAGGAAGCGCGCGGCAAGGGTGTCAAGCCCATTGCCGGCTGCGACGTCTGGATTACCAATCCTGCAGATCGCGACAAGCCCGCGCGCTTGCTGTTGCTGGTGAAAAACCAGCGCGGTTATCTCAACCTGTGCGAGTTGCTTTCAAAAGCCTGGTTGACGAACCAATACCGCGGCCGCGCGGAAGTCGAATACGAGTGGCTGGAAAGCGGGTTGTCGGAAGGCTTGCTGGCGCTCTCGGGCGCGCAGTATGGCGATATTGGCATGGCGTTCGCCGCCGGTAATGATCAGGCCGCGGAACGTCACGCGGAGCGCTGGGCCAAGCTTTTTCCGGGCGCGTTTTACATCGAGTTGCAGCGCGCGGCGCTACCGGGCGGCGAGACCTATATTCAACAGGCCGTCGCGCTGGCCGCGAAGCTCAAGCTGCCGGTAGTCGCTACGCACCCGATGCAGTTCATGACCCCCGACGACTTTACGGCGCACGAAGCCCGCGTGTGTATTTCCGAGGGCGATATCCTCGCGAATCCGCGGCGTCAGAAGCGCTTCACGACTGAACAATATTTCCGCACGCAAGAAGAAATGTGCGCGCTGTTCGCGGATATTCCGTCGGCACTGGCTAACACGGTCGAAATTGCGAAGCGCTGCAACCTGAAGCTCGAACTCGGCAAGCCGAAACTGCCGCTGTTCCCCACGCCCGATGGCATGTCGCTTGACGACTACCTGGTGCATTTGTCGAAGGAAGGTCTCGAGAAACGGCTGGTCCAGCTTTATCCCACTGAAGCCGCCCGCGAAGCGCAGCGCGAGACGTATTACGCGCGCCTGGAATTCGAGTGCAAGACCATCATTGGCATGGGATTTCCGGGCTACTTCCTGATCGTCGCCGACTTCATCATGTGGGCGAAAAACAATGGCGTGCCGGTCGGTCCGGGCCGTGGCTCGGGCGCGGGTTCGCTGGTCGCGTACGCATTGTTCATTACTGATCTCGATCCGCTCAAATACAACCTGCTGTTCGAACGTTTCCTGAACCCGGACCGTGTGTCCATGCCTGACTTCGACATCGACTTCTGTCAGGAAGGGCGCGACCGCGTCATTCAGTACGTGAAGCAGAAATACGGCGCTGACGCCGTGTCGCAGATCGCAACCTTCGGCACGATGGCGGCGAAGGCGGCCGTGCGTGACATTGGCCGGGTGCTCGACCTGGGCTACATGTTCACTGATGGCATCGCCAAGCTGATCCCGTTCAAGCCGGGCAAGCACGTGACCATCGCGGACGCGTTGAAGGAAGAGCCCACGCTGCAGGAACGCTTTGACAACGAAGACGAAGTGCATCAGTTGATCGAACTTGCGCAGCGCGTGGAAGGGCTGACGCGTAACGTCGGCATGCACGCGGGCGGCGTGTTGATCGCACCGGGCAAGCTCACGGATTTCTGCCCGCTTTATACGCAGGGCGAAGACGGCGGCGTGGTCAGCCAGTACGACAAGGACGACGTGGAAGCGGTCGGGCTGGTGAAGTTCGACTTCTTGGGCCTGACCACGCTCACTATTCTCGACTGGGCTGAACGGTATATCCGCCGTCTGGATCCGTCGAAGAAAGACTGGAATTTGTCGCAGGTTCCGCTCGACGACCCCGCTTCGTTCCAGATTCTCAAGAAAGCGAACACAGTCGCCGTGTTTCAGCTGGAAAGCCGCGGCATGCAGGGCATGCTGAAGGACGCACAGCCTGACCGCTTCGAGGACATCATCGCGCTGGTGGCGTTGTACCGGCCGGGTCCAATGGACCTGATCCCGAGCTTCTGCGCGCGTAAGCACGGCCGCGAGATCGTCGAGTACCCCGATCCGCGTGTTGAGTCCGTCCTGAAAGAGACCTACGGCATCATGGTCTATCAGGAGCAGGTGATGCAGATGGCGCAGATTATCGGCGGATACTCGCTGGGTGGCGCCGACTTGCTGCGTCGCGCGATGGGTAAGAAGAAGGCCGAGGAAATGGCCGAGCATCGCGAACTGTTCCGGCAGGGCGCGGCGAAGAATGGACTGACGGCGGTAAAAGCCGACGAAATCTTCGACTTGATGGAGAAGTTCGCCGGCTACGGTTTCAACAAGTCGCACGCGGCCGCTTATGCGCTGCTCGCGTATTTCACTGCATGGCTCAAGGCGCATCATCCGGCCGAATTCATGGCGGCGAATATGTCGCTCGCCATGGACGACACGGACAAGGTCAAGATCTTGTTCGAGGATTGTCTAGTCAACAAGATGGCCGTGTTGCCGCCGGACATCAATCAGTCGGCGTACCGGTTCGAGCCGGTGGCCGAAGCGGACGGCAAGCGATCGAAGACCATTCGATACGGCCTCGGCGCGGTGAAGGGCAGCGGGCAGAGTGCTATCGAAGAAATCTTGCGCGCGCGGGAAGAAGCGCCGTTCACTGATCTCTTTGATTTCTGCATGCGGGTGGACCGGCGCATGGTGAACCGGCGCACGGTGGAAGCGCTGATCCGTGCCGGCGCATTCGATTCGCTGCACAATAATCGTGCGCAATTGATTGCATCGGTGTCTCTTGCAATGGAAGCGGCCGATCAAGCGGCGGCCAACGCCATGCAGTCCGGTCTCTTCGACATGGGCGACGAACCGCAGCAAGGCCACGACCTTCTCGACGAACCCATGTGGTCGGACAAGAAGCGTTTGCAGGAAGAGAAGAGCGCGCTGGGCTTCTACCTTTCGGGCCATCTCTTCGACGCCTACAAGACCGAAGTGCGGCGCTTCGTGCGGCAGAAGATCGGCGAGTTGAAGGAAGGGCGCGACAAGCTTGTCGCGGGCGTGATCACCACCATGCGCACCCAGATGACCCAGCGCGGCAAGATGCTGATCGTGAATCTGGACGACGGCACCGGCCAATGCGAAGTGACCGTGTACAGCGAGCAATTCGAAGCGAACAAGGCACTCTACAAGGAAGACGAGTTGCTGGTCGTGCAGGGTCAGGCGCGCAATGACGCGTTCACTGGCGGCATTCGCTTCACGGTGGAAGCGGCAATGGATCTCGAACGCTCACGCAGCCGTTATGCGCAGGCGGTGAAGGTGGAAATGAACGGCAACGCCGACGCGCTGCGGCTTAAGAAGGTGCTGGAAGCGCATAGCGCGCCGCCTGAACAAGCCGCTGCGCCAGCGGCAGCACCGGCGCCATCGCGCGGAGGTTCGCGTGGAGGCGGTGATCGTGACGGCGGCCGTGGACAAAGACAGCCCGTGCATATCCCGAATGGCCTGAATGTGAGCGTTGTGTATCGCACCGAGCATGCCGAGGGCGAAGTGCGGCTCGGCGACGCGTGGCGTGTCAAGCCGACCGACGATCTCATCACGGCATTGCGCGGCGAATTCGCGGGAAGCTCAATCGAAATTGTGTATTGA
- a CDS encoding glycosyltransferase family 4 protein translates to MRAGTKVAISANALKLSGGLERYALDLIRGLNAAGFTGERKPVFFARKIDTSQPESQMVDARRINVSFLPSKLRDTYYNWVLKRARKKARVDLLIGCNRVESSEIAICGGTHIGFLTATGRRERRSDSRQIVLERLQYQQAKVIVAHSEMMRNELRSLYNVPDAKIHVLYPPVDGTRFSPAPPNKRAELRKQFGFADQEIVLLFPSSSHERKGLPLIEAALRDSGLQVVVAVAGRPPAQTSAQVRYMGYAKNIEDAYRAADFTVLASKYEPFGLVGIESVMCGTPVIFPTSVGCCSAIADNAKFTFQPGDADGLRHAVQRAVDAKSTNVTAASILYDTSIAAHIASLLALAEGITANMPVSASGSVQRA, encoded by the coding sequence ATGCGCGCCGGGACGAAAGTCGCCATCTCCGCCAACGCGCTGAAACTGAGCGGCGGACTTGAACGTTACGCGCTGGACCTGATCCGGGGGCTCAACGCGGCCGGCTTCACCGGCGAGCGCAAACCAGTGTTTTTCGCGCGCAAGATTGATACGTCGCAGCCGGAAAGCCAGATGGTCGATGCGCGCCGGATCAACGTGTCGTTTCTGCCGTCCAAGCTGCGCGATACGTACTACAACTGGGTGCTCAAACGGGCACGCAAGAAAGCGCGGGTGGATCTGCTGATTGGCTGCAACCGTGTGGAGTCCTCCGAGATAGCGATCTGCGGCGGGACGCATATCGGCTTTCTCACCGCGACCGGCCGGCGCGAGCGCCGCTCGGACAGCCGCCAGATTGTGCTGGAGCGTTTGCAATACCAGCAAGCCAAGGTGATCGTCGCGCACTCGGAAATGATGCGCAACGAATTGCGCTCGTTGTACAACGTGCCGGATGCAAAAATCCATGTCCTTTATCCGCCCGTGGACGGTACGCGGTTTTCCCCGGCGCCGCCCAACAAACGTGCTGAATTGCGCAAGCAGTTTGGTTTCGCCGATCAAGAGATCGTGCTGCTGTTTCCGTCGAGCAGCCACGAGCGCAAGGGGTTGCCGCTGATCGAGGCGGCGTTGCGTGACAGCGGCCTGCAAGTGGTTGTCGCGGTGGCCGGACGGCCGCCTGCGCAGACCTCGGCGCAGGTGCGCTACATGGGTTATGCAAAGAATATCGAGGATGCTTATCGGGCGGCCGATTTCACCGTGCTTGCCTCGAAGTACGAGCCGTTCGGGCTGGTCGGTATCGAATCCGTGATGTGCGGCACGCCGGTGATTTTTCCAACCAGCGTAGGCTGTTGCAGCGCGATTGCGGACAACGCGAAATTTACCTTTCAGCCGGGTGATGCAGATGGCCTGCGGCACGCCGTCCAGCGCGCAGTGGATGCAAAAAGCACAAACGTGACGGCGGCATCCATTCTCTACGACACCAGCATTGCCGCGCATATTGCGTCGTTGCTGGCGCTCGCCGAGGGCATTACTGCCAACATGCCGGTCAGCGCATCCGGTTCAGTTCAGAGAGCTTGA
- a CDS encoding glycosyltransferase family 2 protein, whose product MTRPTLGIALITFNAAARLAQCLEAVSFADEIVVIDGGSTDATVGIAEAHRARVIEARDWPGFGPQKNRALDALATDWVLSIDADEVVSPELGAAIRAALSKPQAEVYAVDRLSNFCGQWVRHSGWYPDWIPRLFKRGTARFSDDLVHERLVLTDPDATKVARLQGKLMHYSYEDFETVLRKLDNYSTAGARQRHAAGKRGSLATAVLRGAWAFVRTYFLRRGFLDGRAGFMIAVFNAQTVYYRFLKLSELNRMR is encoded by the coding sequence ATGACTCGTCCAACGCTCGGTATTGCCCTCATCACCTTCAATGCAGCCGCACGCCTCGCGCAGTGTCTCGAAGCTGTTTCCTTCGCCGATGAAATCGTCGTGATCGACGGCGGCAGTACCGACGCGACTGTTGGCATAGCGGAGGCGCACCGCGCGCGCGTGATTGAGGCGCGCGACTGGCCGGGGTTCGGGCCGCAGAAAAATCGCGCGCTCGATGCGCTCGCGACCGACTGGGTGTTGTCCATTGACGCGGACGAAGTGGTCTCGCCGGAATTGGGCGCGGCTATCCGTGCCGCGCTCTCGAAGCCGCAAGCCGAGGTCTACGCGGTCGACCGGCTGTCGAATTTTTGCGGGCAATGGGTGCGGCACAGCGGCTGGTATCCAGACTGGATTCCGCGTCTGTTCAAACGAGGCACAGCCCGTTTCTCCGATGACCTCGTGCACGAGCGGCTGGTGCTGACGGACCCGGATGCAACCAAGGTCGCGCGCCTGCAGGGCAAGCTGATGCACTACTCCTACGAGGACTTCGAGACCGTCCTGCGCAAGCTGGATAACTATTCCACGGCCGGGGCGCGTCAACGCCACGCGGCGGGCAAGCGCGGCAGCTTGGCCACTGCGGTGCTGCGCGGGGCGTGGGCCTTCGTTCGTACCTACTTTCTGCGACGCGGTTTTCTCGACGGCCGCGCGGGTTTCATGATTGCCGTGTTCAATGCGCAGACCGTGTATTACCGGTTTCTCAAGCTCTCTGAACTGAACCGGATGCGCTGA
- a CDS encoding glycosyltransferase, whose translation MKPLRILHSESSNGWGGQEHRTFKEMLALRERGHTLELVCVPGARLGERLGAEGFTVHTTAMRSGADVSAVARIRHILKQGRFDVLNTHSGRDSLLGGAAARLSGTPLIVRTRHLALAITSRATYTWLPHKVVAVSQSVMRYLVSAGVPQQDIVTIYTGIVKPQPVSRASSTLRAELGLGEDAVIAGTVAILRDKKGHPDLIRVAKRLIEQRPNLHFVFAGDGPLFDETRAYVHAQGLVDHIHLLGLRRDIPNVLAGFDLFVLPTHQEALGTSFIEAMAAGLPVIGTAVDGVPEVIDDGVNGLLVPPHDDQALAAALLRLVDSPDERRRMGAAGLQTTQTRFSVDTMASEMAAFYRSSLSERGVA comes from the coding sequence ATGAAACCGCTGAGAATTCTGCACAGCGAATCGTCCAACGGGTGGGGCGGTCAGGAACATCGGACGTTCAAGGAAATGCTCGCACTGCGCGAACGCGGTCATACGCTCGAACTAGTGTGCGTGCCGGGCGCGCGGCTCGGCGAACGTCTTGGGGCGGAAGGCTTTACGGTTCACACCACGGCCATGCGTTCAGGCGCCGACGTCAGCGCGGTTGCTCGCATTCGGCATATTCTCAAGCAAGGCCGTTTCGATGTGCTAAATACCCATAGTGGTCGCGACAGCCTGCTCGGCGGCGCTGCCGCACGGCTCTCGGGAACGCCGCTGATCGTGCGGACCCGGCATCTTGCGCTCGCCATCACGTCGCGGGCGACCTACACCTGGCTGCCGCACAAGGTGGTGGCCGTGAGTCAGTCGGTGATGCGTTACCTGGTGTCCGCGGGCGTGCCGCAGCAGGATATCGTCACCATTTATACAGGCATCGTCAAGCCGCAGCCGGTGAGCCGCGCGAGCTCCACCTTGCGCGCGGAACTGGGTCTCGGCGAGGACGCCGTGATCGCGGGCACCGTGGCAATCCTGCGCGACAAGAAGGGACATCCAGACCTGATCCGTGTCGCGAAACGGTTGATCGAACAGCGGCCGAACCTGCATTTCGTCTTCGCTGGCGACGGTCCGCTCTTCGACGAGACCCGCGCGTACGTGCACGCACAAGGTCTTGTCGATCACATTCATTTACTCGGCTTGCGCCGCGATATTCCGAACGTATTGGCGGGCTTCGACTTGTTCGTGCTGCCGACTCATCAGGAGGCGCTGGGCACGTCGTTCATCGAGGCGATGGCAGCCGGCCTTCCGGTGATCGGGACGGCGGTGGACGGCGTGCCAGAAGTGATCGATGACGGCGTGAACGGCCTGCTCGTGCCCCCGCACGACGACCAGGCGCTGGCCGCGGCGCTGCTGCGTCTGGTCGATTCTCCGGACGAACGGCGCCGCATGGGCGCGGCCGGTTTGCAGACCACGCAGACGCGCTTTTCGGTGGATACCATGGCTAGCGAGATGGCCGCGTTTTACCGAAGCAGCCTGAGCGAGCGGGGCGTTGCATGA
- a CDS encoding polysaccharide deacetylase family protein, translating into MSSALSTARAVPVLMYHHVSPSAGAVTVSPVHFADQMAMLAREGYTTLGARAFSEYLAGKPVPSKSVVLTFDDGYLDNWVHAHPVLAEHGFTALGFLVSGWVNSGPVRPNALDSTSTLDLLGHSAAKAAIEAGEPDQAILRWSEIDAMRQAGTFEFHSHTHTHTRWDRVSANADTKRARLRDDLLQARAALAQHLGDVSDHLCWPQGYFDTDYVEEAHAAGFRHLYTVEPGTNPRHDNPARILRLDVRDKPATWLKRRLWVHSRPLLSRLYLKIK; encoded by the coding sequence ATGAGCTCGGCGCTGAGCACGGCGCGTGCCGTGCCCGTGCTGATGTACCACCACGTGAGTCCGTCGGCGGGTGCGGTGACGGTGTCGCCGGTGCATTTCGCGGATCAAATGGCCATGCTCGCGCGCGAGGGTTACACCACGCTCGGCGCGCGGGCGTTCAGCGAGTATCTGGCGGGCAAGCCCGTGCCGTCGAAGTCAGTCGTGCTCACCTTCGACGACGGTTATCTCGATAACTGGGTTCACGCGCATCCGGTCCTCGCCGAACACGGTTTTACCGCACTCGGATTCCTTGTGTCGGGCTGGGTGAACAGTGGCCCGGTGCGCCCGAACGCGCTGGACTCTACATCCACGCTCGACCTGCTGGGCCACTCAGCAGCAAAGGCCGCGATCGAGGCCGGCGAGCCCGACCAGGCCATCTTGCGCTGGTCGGAAATCGACGCAATGCGTCAAGCCGGGACCTTCGAGTTTCACAGCCACACGCACACCCATACACGCTGGGACCGCGTGAGCGCCAACGCAGACACCAAACGCGCGCGCCTGCGCGACGATCTGCTGCAGGCAAGGGCGGCGCTCGCCCAGCACCTTGGCGACGTATCGGATCATCTGTGCTGGCCGCAAGGCTATTTCGATACCGACTACGTTGAAGAAGCGCACGCGGCGGGTTTTCGTCATCTGTACACCGTTGAGCCTGGCACTAACCCGCGTCACGACAATCCTGCGCGCATCTTGCGGCTGGACGTGCGCGACAAGCCGGCCACGTGGCTGAAAAGACGTCTGTGGGTGCATAGCCGGCCGCTTCTCAGCCGGCTTTACCTGAAAATCAAATGA
- a CDS encoding nucleotide sugar dehydrogenase, with the protein MHDRHVSVIGLGYVGLPVAIAFGLQRRTIGFDTSPARLADLRAGLDRNGETSREELAAARLELTDSIEVLRQANFHIVAVPTPISAGAQPDLMPVKQASETVGQALKRGDVVVYESTVYPGVTEEICIPILERESGLKLGMDFTVGYSPERINPGDKQHTFRNIMKIVSGSDAATLDLVAQVYSSVVTAGVYRAGSIKVAEAAKVIENTQRDLNIALMNEAAIIFDYLDIDTREVLDAAGTKWNFLNFTPGLVGGHCIGVDPYYLTHKAQVSGYTPQVILAGRRVNDGMGRFVADRAVKTLIRTGRAPLRARAIVLGLTFKENCPDLRNSKVIDIVHHLQDYGLEVQLHDPLADAVQAFDEYGVTLTGFDALEPADLIVLAVPHRDFLAKTDALLALANPGAVFADVKSSLPLDVISGAGLVVWRL; encoded by the coding sequence ATGCATGATCGCCACGTCTCTGTCATTGGCCTGGGCTATGTGGGTTTGCCCGTCGCCATTGCATTCGGCCTGCAACGCCGCACGATCGGTTTCGACACGAGCCCCGCCCGGCTCGCCGATCTGCGTGCGGGCCTTGATCGCAATGGCGAAACCAGCCGCGAGGAATTGGCCGCTGCTCGCCTCGAGCTGACCGATAGCATCGAGGTGCTCCGGCAAGCCAATTTTCATATTGTCGCGGTGCCCACGCCGATCAGCGCGGGCGCCCAGCCGGACCTGATGCCGGTGAAACAGGCGTCCGAAACGGTCGGCCAGGCGCTCAAACGCGGCGACGTGGTGGTGTACGAATCGACCGTCTATCCTGGCGTCACCGAGGAAATCTGCATCCCGATCCTCGAGCGTGAGTCGGGCCTCAAGCTGGGTATGGATTTCACGGTTGGCTACAGTCCGGAGCGCATCAACCCCGGCGACAAGCAGCACACGTTTCGCAATATTATGAAGATCGTGTCCGGGTCGGATGCCGCGACGCTTGATCTGGTGGCGCAGGTCTATAGCTCGGTGGTGACGGCCGGGGTGTACCGTGCCGGTTCGATCAAGGTGGCCGAGGCCGCGAAGGTGATTGAGAATACGCAGCGCGACCTGAATATTGCGCTGATGAACGAGGCGGCCATCATCTTCGATTACCTCGATATCGACACACGCGAAGTCCTGGACGCCGCCGGCACCAAGTGGAACTTCCTCAATTTCACGCCGGGGCTGGTGGGCGGACACTGCATTGGCGTGGATCCGTACTACCTGACGCACAAGGCGCAGGTCTCCGGTTATACGCCCCAGGTGATCCTCGCCGGCCGGCGCGTGAACGACGGCATGGGTCGTTTCGTGGCCGATCGGGCCGTGAAGACGCTGATCCGGACTGGCCGCGCGCCGCTGCGTGCAAGGGCGATCGTGCTCGGGCTGACGTTTAAGGAAAATTGTCCGGATTTGCGTAATTCGAAAGTCATCGATATCGTGCATCACCTGCAAGACTACGGGCTTGAGGTTCAGCTTCACGATCCGCTCGCGGACGCGGTGCAAGCCTTCGATGAATACGGCGTGACGCTGACCGGTTTCGACGCGCTGGAACCCGCCGATCTGATCGTGCTGGCGGTTCCGCATCGCGATTTTTTGGCGAAGACGGACGCGTTGCTGGCGCTGGCGAACCCAGGCGCCGTGTTCGCCGATGTCAAGTCAAGCCTGCCGCTGGACGTCATCAGCGGGGCCGGTCTCGTAGTATGGCGGTTATGA
- a CDS encoding glycosyltransferase family 9 protein: MSRLSGRVRIFARALPRLALKPLRRKPQVLKRILIAHHLLLGDTLLLTPLVAKLRAQYPDAQIVLTCPKPIVPLYAGRPFGLDVIPFDPRDFRSVNAVLRSGPYDLGIVAGDNRHTWLALAAGCRWIVGHAADTPAWKNVPLDEAVPYPDAPAAWADLAAELVAGPPPRPYRLSDWPAPAPAAFSESDARALRGPYVVLHPGASTEVKRWPDERWKALAAFVEARGFTPVWSGGPSETALIDTIDPDGRYPNFAGRIDLGQVWHLFSGARAIVCPDTGVAHLGRLTGVPTVTLFGPGNALIHGAGNYWRDAPFMPVTIADMPCRNEPDIFRRHVAWARRCDRNTTTCVAWRGDHAACMGFISLEVVCNSLQTVLPGVQ; this comes from the coding sequence ATGAGCCGACTTTCCGGACGCGTGCGCATTTTCGCCCGCGCGTTGCCCCGGCTGGCGTTGAAGCCGCTGCGTCGCAAGCCTCAAGTCTTGAAGCGCATCCTGATTGCGCATCATTTGCTGCTCGGCGACACGCTGCTGCTGACGCCGCTCGTCGCGAAACTTCGCGCACAATATCCTGACGCGCAGATCGTGCTGACCTGTCCCAAGCCGATCGTGCCGCTCTATGCGGGCAGGCCGTTTGGCCTCGACGTCATTCCGTTCGACCCGCGCGACTTCCGCTCGGTCAATGCGGTGTTGCGCTCGGGACCGTACGATCTTGGCATCGTGGCCGGGGATAATCGGCATACGTGGCTCGCGCTGGCGGCGGGGTGCCGCTGGATCGTCGGACATGCTGCGGACACGCCGGCCTGGAAAAACGTGCCGCTCGACGAAGCCGTGCCGTATCCCGACGCGCCCGCAGCATGGGCCGATCTCGCCGCCGAACTGGTGGCCGGGCCGCCGCCGCGGCCGTATCGGCTGAGCGACTGGCCGGCGCCTGCGCCTGCCGCGTTTTCAGAATCTGACGCGCGCGCGTTGCGAGGTCCTTACGTAGTGTTACATCCGGGGGCGAGCACGGAGGTCAAACGCTGGCCCGATGAACGCTGGAAAGCACTGGCGGCGTTTGTCGAAGCACGGGGTTTCACGCCCGTGTGGAGCGGCGGACCGAGCGAGACGGCGCTGATCGACACAATCGATCCCGATGGCCGTTATCCGAACTTTGCTGGCCGGATTGATCTGGGACAGGTGTGGCATTTGTTCTCCGGCGCTCGGGCCATCGTCTGTCCGGACACGGGCGTGGCGCACCTCGGGCGTCTGACCGGTGTGCCCACGGTTACATTGTTCGGCCCCGGTAATGCGTTGATACACGGCGCGGGAAATTACTGGCGCGATGCGCCGTTCATGCCGGTTACTATCGCGGACATGCCGTGCCGCAATGAACCGGATATCTTCAGACGGCACGTGGCTTGGGCTCGCCGCTGTGACCGCAATACGACGACTTGCGTAGCGTGGCGCGGTGACCATGCGGCCTGCATGGGTTTTATTTCGCTTGAGGTCGTCTGCAACAGCTTGCAGACGGTCCTTCCGGGAGTGCAATGA